The genome window GAAATTGCCGCTGTTTTCAGTCGTGTCAATTTCAACGCGGCCAACTCGACCATTACTGGCGAGTACAAAAAGCTCCCAGGTATCGACGCTGAAAGCCTGACTCCTACTGCTTACAGTGCCATGAAGCAGAAAGGCGCTGTGTTCTATACGGTCGTTGAGACTGGCGGTGAGCGCGATAATGGCCGGATCATCAACTCCAAGACCACGTCTACCTTCGGCGAATTCATCGACGATGTGTTCAACCTCGACGCCTTCACGAACTTTATGACTGTCGCGCTTTACAACGCGCTAACCAAGGTCCCTACCAAGCTGCGCCAGACTCCTGCCGGCCAACAGATCTTGATCGATGCTGCGGCTCAGATTGGCGAAAAGTTTATCGACAACGGTTACCTGGGCGAGCGCCTGTATCTGGATGACGAAACCGGCGAAGAGAAGTTGAGTCGCGGCTACGAGATCCTGACCAAGGCTGACGACATCTTGACGATCTCCGACGCTGAGCGCGCCGCACGTGGTGCCGCGCCGATCAGCATGCGCATCTTCCGTGCAGGCGCTATCCACACCGTCGATCTGACGGCCAACGTTGAATAAGGGGCGCTGACTCATGTCTTTAGCTGATCTTTCTGTAGAAAACACCATCGTGGTTATCACTGGCGTCGGTGTGCTGGACGACTGGGGCCGTACCGACCCGCCGTTTACGGTTGAGCCGATTGATGACCAGGCGAACCTGAGTCGTGGTCTGGGTGGTAATGCTGTTCGCTTCCACCGCAAGAACCCTGGCCTGCGCCTGACCGTGAACCTGATGCCAGGCAGTCCGCAGGCCCTGGCATTGCAGGCTCAGATCACGGCTAAGGCCGAAGTATCTGGCTCCTATGCGTCGATTGCCGGCCTTGAAGGCGGCGTGTTTAGCGAGGGCGTGGTAACCCGTGGTAAATCCATGGCGCGCGGCGGCCCTGGCATGAATGACGCAACCTTCGTCATGGAATTCAACAAAGGTGTGATTGTATGAGTCAGGCCGAAGCCTATATCCGCACGATTGAGCATGACGGGGTGACTTATCGCTTCGGCATGCCAAGTGCGGAGAAACAGCGCGCGGTGCTGTTTCGCCTGGGCAAGTATGGCGTGGAGCCCATGATCAAGGGGCTGGCGCTGGCCGAGATTGGCGCAGCATCGTCATTCATGGTCGCCGGCGGCATCGTCGGGACCATGCTTGCGCGCATGCCTGAAGACGACTTCAACTTCGTCTGCGATTCCATGCTGGGCAAGCTGTTCAAGGAAGGCAGCCAAGTTCCGGTCACCATGGAAGACTTCTCGGGCCGATTGAAAACCTACTTCACCATTGTGGTGCTGGCTCTCGGGAACGTTTTCGAGGATTTTTCCGGACTCCTGACCCTCTTCCAGAAATCTACCGCTTCAGCCGAGGCGCCGGATTCGAGTCAGGAGAGCGCCTAAACCCGGCTGTCGATTGGGAGTTGTGGCGACCATGCGTTGGTATACCAGGGCTTTGCCCGCCGCTTTGCACCTATAACCAGCTCACGGATGGCACCCATTCGCTTGGATGGGTTAAGCGGGCCAACCTGGTCATGGACGAAATGATCTACGCCCGATGCCTGGCTGAAGTGAATTCAAAGAGCTGATTTAGTCTTCATCAGCTCTCTTCGAACGGAATCGAAGTCGGTGCCGTAGAAGATCAGCGGGGGAGGCGCGTCTAGCTCAACTTTCATGCTCCCGGCCTCGACAGCCTTAAGCATGAAATCCTTTCCCTGCGCGCTGGACGGCCCAAATATCCGAGTTCCATTCATACAAAATGATTGAAACTTTAAGTAAGTGTCATTGACTTTGTAAGGGCCAGCTTCGTTAGGCCCATTGGACTCTCCCGATTTACACAATGCACTGTTCGGGTCCATTAGGTTGATATGTATCTGTCCCTCCCTGATAGAGGCCGTCAAAGCTGGTGCGTTCGATGCAGCAGGACTCATGAAGAACATACTTGATCCGAAAGGGCGCCAGCTAGGGTCCAGTCTCGATGTCTTGACGGAATCGGCGACTGAAGGATTGCGGTCGCTACTGCAAAGTATCCATTTTTTTTGATAACCATATGACTCTCTTGGTCCCCAGCACCAGCCAAGTTTTTGGATTTTTGACATGGTCTTTTCCCGCTCATAACAAGCTACTGGCGTATTCGGATCATCGCCGGGGCCGCCACGACACTTTGTATTTTCTACTTCGGCCTTCTTTATGAGTTCATCTGGTCTCGCAGGATTTATATCCGAGGCTGAAGATAGTGGAAGCCAGCATATGAGTAGCGAGGACAGAATAAGGTAAACAACAGATTTTGATTTAGTTGCTTCCTTCCTGCTTATAAGTTCCATGGCATTCCTTAATAAAATGGATGTTAAACTATCCATTATGGGGTATATCGCGTGCGAGTTCTAGAAAGCTTCCTGATTGCCCTAGGCATAAAAGTTGACGAAAAATCATTCCAGAAGGCTGACGCTGCTTTCGGCGGCCTGACAAAATCTGCTTTGCAGTTAGGCGCAGTGTTCGCCGGGAAGCTGGCCATCGACAAGGTGGTGGGCGATTTCAAGCAGGCCGGTACCGAGCTGAACAGCTTTAACAAGCTGACTGGCATGAGCACTCAGAATGTTCAGATGCTCGGCCAGGCACTCAAAGCCCAAGGCGGGAATGCCTCTGATGCATTCAGCGCCATGCAAAAGATTCAAGATTTGATGGCCTCTCCACGCACAGGTAACGTCGGGTGGTTTGGGGATGTGGCAAAGCTTGGATTGAATCCAGACGCCATAATTGGAGCGCAAAGCACTGCCGAGGCACTAGTAAATATTGCTGGTGAGTTTGAGCACATGGACAAGCTCAATCAGCGACTAGCTGGCAATGCTCTTGGGCTTGATGACTCAACGGTTCGTTTGCTCATGCGCGGTCGCGCAGAAGTTGAGAAGCAACTGGACTCCCGCGGCAAGCTTGCCGTGATGACCCAGAAGCAAATCGACGACTCGGCACGTTTGACCAAGGCAACCAGCGAACTTGACCAGGTGTTCACCGATATCGGTAACACCATCGCCGGAGAGCTAACCCCGGCCCTGGCCGATATGGCTGAGGACTTCGTAGCCTTCTACAGGGCCAACAAAGAACTTGTTGACTCAGGCCTGAAAGAGTTCTTTGGCGGCGTGGCTGACAACATCCAGCTCGTTGCCGTCGCCATGGCGCTGCTTGGCGGCGGCGCTGCACTCAAGGGTTTGGCTGCTCTGCGCGCCCTTGTTGGACTGGGTGGCGTTGCTGCCGGTACAAGTGCCGCAGGAGCGGCCACTGGAGCTGCTGGTGTATCTCTGCTGGCTAGGGCCGGGGTGCCGCTGACCGCTCTTTTGTACTCCAGTAGTCTCAACAGTGGTGAGGATACTGAGCTGCTGAATAACCGCCTGAAGAAAGGTGGGGGTGATGCGGTCGGCGCAGTAGTCGATTACTTCACGTCAAAAGGATGGTCGAGAGAGCAAGCTGAGGGTATTGCAGCCAACATTGAGGCCGAGAGCGGATTTAAGGCGAATGCCAAAGGTGACGGTGGGCAAGCCTATGGCTTGGCTCAGTGGCATCCAGATCGACAGGCCGAGTTCGCCAAGCAGTACGGCAAGGACATTCGCAATTCTACTGGCGCCGAGCAGCTTGAGTTCATCAACCACGAGTTAACCCGGGGCAACGAGAAGTCGGCCGGCACCAAGCTACGCGCCGCGACCAGCTCCTACGACGCTGCATCGATCGTATCCCGCGAATATGAGCGCCCTGCAGATGCGGCCGGCGAGGCGTCGAGGCGAGGTGCAAGCGCGGCCGGGTACACCGACAACCGCGTGTACCACATCAACGGAGC of Pseudomonas fluorescens contains these proteins:
- a CDS encoding DUF3383 family protein, with protein sequence MAYPAESIINITTLINSAGLGTSNFGAGMVFADSDSSSDSAFLPGTYRDYGTAAQVAANFNIASDPYKAAEAWFSAVPKPKSLRIYLRIAEDTPVESLNDAISKGIWFYWFEFETGIRAVDADVLALAAAGDAAGKFFAYTSNQASIRDPSVTTDIVSKAVTQGSRRAFVASHATELYEGFEIAAVFSRVNFNAANSTITGEYKKLPGIDAESLTPTAYSAMKQKGAVFYTVVETGGERDNGRIINSKTTSTFGEFIDDVFNLDAFTNFMTVALYNALTKVPTKLRQTPAGQQILIDAAAQIGEKFIDNGYLGERLYLDDETGEEKLSRGYEILTKADDILTISDAERAARGAAPISMRIFRAGAIHTVDLTANVE
- a CDS encoding phage tail assembly chaperone, whose amino-acid sequence is MSQAEAYIRTIEHDGVTYRFGMPSAEKQRAVLFRLGKYGVEPMIKGLALAEIGAASSFMVAGGIVGTMLARMPEDDFNFVCDSMLGKLFKEGSQVPVTMEDFSGRLKTYFTIVVLALGNVFEDFSGLLTLFQKSTASAEAPDSSQESA
- a CDS encoding phage tail tip lysozyme; translation: MRVLESFLIALGIKVDEKSFQKADAAFGGLTKSALQLGAVFAGKLAIDKVVGDFKQAGTELNSFNKLTGMSTQNVQMLGQALKAQGGNASDAFSAMQKIQDLMASPRTGNVGWFGDVAKLGLNPDAIIGAQSTAEALVNIAGEFEHMDKLNQRLAGNALGLDDSTVRLLMRGRAEVEKQLDSRGKLAVMTQKQIDDSARLTKATSELDQVFTDIGNTIAGELTPALADMAEDFVAFYRANKELVDSGLKEFFGGVADNIQLVAVAMALLGGGAALKGLAALRALVGLGGVAAGTSAAGAATGAAGVSLLARAGVPLTALLYSSSLNSGEDTELLNNRLKKGGGDAVGAVVDYFTSKGWSREQAEGIAANIEAESGFKANAKGDGGQAYGLAQWHPDRQAEFAKQYGKDIRNSTGAEQLEFINHELTRGNEKSAGTKLRAATSSYDAASIVSREYERPADAAGEASRRGASAAGYTDNRVYHINGADTGMVKQVLNEQMGKMTEQTAQDFKSPEL